One genomic segment of Ctenopharyngodon idella isolate HZGC_01 unplaced genomic scaffold, HZGC01 HZGC01CH27, whole genome shotgun sequence includes these proteins:
- the LOC127507983 gene encoding uncharacterized protein LOC127507983 isoform X3, with protein MLKKMFIFISLCLCQAGVFVADAVKSESVTEGESVSLNSSVTQIQTHEEIEWRFGDILIAKVKNNKNVFYDIDKESFKDRLKLDQTGSLTIINSRTTDSGLYTVSSSRDTINTINLTVYARLPVPVISSNSSSSSSSCSLVCSAVNVSHVTLSWFKGNSVFSSIRVSDLSSRSDLLLHLECVDDSYSCVLNNPIRNQTQHLNNTQLCHTCAAVSLTVLISAAAAAGSLLIVAAVGIFCICRKHRNTHREETQAEEITYADPTFYKRNRNKPRPREEDNVVYAGVSRC; from the exons ATGctgaagaaaatgtttattttcatcagTTTGTGCTTGTGTCAGGCTG gtgtgtttgttgctgatgcagtgaagtCAGAGTCAGTGACTGAgggagaatcagtctctctgaaCTCTAGTGTCACTCAAATACAGACACATGAAGAGATCGAGTGGAGGTTTGGTGACATTCTCATAGCTAAAGTGAAGAACAACAAGAACGTGTTTTATGATATTGATAAAGAGAGTTTCAAAGACAGACTGAAACTggatcagactggatctctgaccatcatcaacagcagaaccacagacTCTGGACTTTATACAGTCTCCAGCAGCAGAGACACGATCAACACGATCAATCTCACTGTCTATG ctcgtctgcctgttcctgtcatcagcagtaactcttcatcatcatcatcatcatgttcattggtgtgttcagctgtgaatgtgagtcatgtgactctctcctggttcAAAGGAAACAGTGTATTCTCCAGCATCAgagtgtctgatctcagcagccGGTCTGATCTTCTTCTCCATCTGGAGTGTGTGGATGAttcctacagctgtgtgctgaacaatcccatcagaaaCCAGACTCAACACCTCAACAacactcaactctgtcacacatgtgctGCAG TCTCTCTGACAGTGCTgatctctgctgctgctgctgctggatcTCTGTTGATTGTTGCTGCTGTCGGGATCTTCTGCATCTGCAggaaacacagaaacacacacagagaag AGACTCAAGCAGAAGAGATCACTTACGCTGATCCCACATTCTacaaaagaaacagaaataaaCCG aGGCCTAGAGAGGAGGATAATGTGGTGTACGCAGGAGTCTCGAGATGTTGA
- the LOC127507983 gene encoding uncharacterized protein LOC127507983 isoform X6 — protein sequence MLKKMFIFISLCLCQAGVFVADAVKSESVTEGESVSLNSSVTQIQTHEEIEWRFGDILIAKVKNNKNVFYDIDKESFKDRLKLDQTGSLTIINSRTTDSGLYTVSSSRDTINTINLTVYARLPVPVISSNSSSSSSSCSLVCSAVNVSHVTLSWFKGNSVFSSIRVSDLSSRSDLLLHLECVDDSYSCVLNNPIRNQTQHLNNTQLCHTCAAVCIHYCGFTEAVIRLALSALVGVATVAVLVYDIRSRSLQQKKSVQK from the exons ATGctgaagaaaatgtttattttcatcagTTTGTGCTTGTGTCAGGCTG gtgtgtttgttgctgatgcagtgaagtCAGAGTCAGTGACTGAgggagaatcagtctctctgaaCTCTAGTGTCACTCAAATACAGACACATGAAGAGATCGAGTGGAGGTTTGGTGACATTCTCATAGCTAAAGTGAAGAACAACAAGAACGTGTTTTATGATATTGATAAAGAGAGTTTCAAAGACAGACTGAAACTggatcagactggatctctgaccatcatcaacagcagaaccacagacTCTGGACTTTATACAGTCTCCAGCAGCAGAGACACGATCAACACGATCAATCTCACTGTCTATG ctcgtctgcctgttcctgtcatcagcagtaactcttcatcatcatcatcatcatgttcattggtgtgttcagctgtgaatgtgagtcatgtgactctctcctggttcAAAGGAAACAGTGTATTCTCCAGCATCAgagtgtctgatctcagcagccGGTCTGATCTTCTTCTCCATCTGGAGTGTGTGGATGAttcctacagctgtgtgctgaacaatcccatcagaaaCCAGACTCAACACCTCAACAacactcaactctgtcacacatgtgctGCAG TTTGTATCCACTATTGTGGCTTTACTGAAGCTGTGATCCGATTGGCTCTCTCTGCTCtggtgggcgtggctactgtggCTGTACTGGTTTATGACATCAGATCCAGAAGTCTTCAACAGAAGAAGAGCGTCCAGAAATAA
- the LOC127507983 gene encoding SLAM family member 9-like isoform X5, whose amino-acid sequence MTWTVKFLLVVLLESGVFVADAVKSESVTEGESVSLNSSVTQIQTHEEIEWRFGDILIAKVKNNKNVFYDIDKESFKDRLKLDQTGSLTIINSRTTDSGLYTVSSSRDTINTINLTVYARLPVPVISSNSSSSSSSCSLVCSAVNVSHVTLSWFKGNSVFSSIRVSDLSSRSDLLLHLECVDDSYSCVLNNPIRNQTQHLNNTQLCHTCAAVSLTVLISAAAAAGSLLIVAAVGIFCICRKHRNTHREETQAEEITYADPTFYKRNRNKPRPREEDNVVYAGVSRC is encoded by the exons gtgtgtttgttgctgatgcagtgaagtCAGAGTCAGTGACTGAgggagaatcagtctctctgaaCTCTAGTGTCACTCAAATACAGACACATGAAGAGATCGAGTGGAGGTTTGGTGACATTCTCATAGCTAAAGTGAAGAACAACAAGAACGTGTTTTATGATATTGATAAAGAGAGTTTCAAAGACAGACTGAAACTggatcagactggatctctgaccatcatcaacagcagaaccacagacTCTGGACTTTATACAGTCTCCAGCAGCAGAGACACGATCAACACGATCAATCTCACTGTCTATG ctcgtctgcctgttcctgtcatcagcagtaactcttcatcatcatcatcatcatgttcattggtgtgttcagctgtgaatgtgagtcatgtgactctctcctggttcAAAGGAAACAGTGTATTCTCCAGCATCAgagtgtctgatctcagcagccGGTCTGATCTTCTTCTCCATCTGGAGTGTGTGGATGAttcctacagctgtgtgctgaacaatcccatcagaaaCCAGACTCAACACCTCAACAacactcaactctgtcacacatgtgctGCAG TCTCTCTGACAGTGCTgatctctgctgctgctgctgctggatcTCTGTTGATTGTTGCTGCTGTCGGGATCTTCTGCATCTGCAggaaacacagaaacacacacagagaag AGACTCAAGCAGAAGAGATCACTTACGCTGATCCCACATTCTacaaaagaaacagaaataaaCCG aGGCCTAGAGAGGAGGATAATGTGGTGTACGCAGGAGTCTCGAGATGTTGA
- the LOC127507983 gene encoding hepatocyte cell adhesion molecule-like isoform X2: MGVFICLCLWTLTGVFVADAVKSESVTEGESVSLNSSLTQIQTHEEIEWKFGDILIAKVKNNKSVFYDIDDESFRGRLKLDQTGSLTIINSRTTDSGLYTVSSSSRDTINTINLTVYARLPVPVISSNSSSSSSSSSSCSLVCSAVNVSHVTLSWFRGNSSFSSIRVSDLSSRSDLLLHLECVDDSYSCVLNNPIRNQTQHLNNTQLCHTCAAVSLTVLISAAAAAGSLLIVAAVGIFCICRKHRNTHREETQAEEITYADPTFYKRNRNKPRPREEDNVVYAGVSRC, translated from the exons atGGGTGTATTCATCTGTTTGTGTTTATGGACTCTGACTG gtgtgtttgttgctgatgcagtgaagtCAGAGTCAGTGACTGAgggagaatcagtctctctgaaCTCTAGTCTCACTCAAATACAGACACATGAAGAGATCGAGTGGAAGTTTGGTGACATTCTCATAGCTAAAGTGAAGAACAACAAGAGCGTGTTTTATGATATTGATGATGAGAGTTTTAGAGGCAGACTGAAACTggatcagactggatctctgaccatcatcaacagcagaaccacagactctggactttatacagtctccagcagcagcagagacACGATCAACACGATCAATCTCACTGTCTATG ctcgtctgcctgttcctgtcatcagcagtaactcttcatcttcatcatcatcatcatcatcatgttcattggtgtgttcagctgtgaatgtgagtcatgtgactctctcctggttcAGAGGAAACAGTTCATTCTCCAGCATCAgagtgtctgatctcagcagccGGTCTGATCTTCTTCTCCATCTGGAGTGTGTGGATGAttcctacagctgtgtgctgaacaatcccatcagaaaCCAGACTCAACACCTCAACAacactcaactctgtcacacatgtgctGCAG TCTCTCTGACAGTGCTgatctctgctgctgctgctgctggatcTCTGTTGATTGTTGCTGCTGTCGGGATCTTCTGCATCTGCAggaaacacagaaacacacacagagaag AGACTCAAGCAGAAGAGATCACTTACGCTGATCCCACATTCTacaaaagaaacagaaataaaCCG aGGCCTAGAGAGGAGGATAATGTGGTGTACGCAGGAGTCTCGAGATGTTGA
- the LOC127507983 gene encoding hepatocyte cell adhesion molecule-like isoform X1: MTWTVKFLLVVLLESGVFVADAVKSESVTEGESVSLNSSLTQIQTHEEIEWKFGDILIAKVKNNKSVFYDIDDESFRGRLKLDQTGSLTIINSRTTDSGLYTVSSSSRDTINTINLTVYARLPVPVISSNSSSSSSSSSSCSLVCSAVNVSHVTLSWFRGNSSFSSIRVSDLSSRSDLLLHLECVDDSYSCVLNNPIRNQTQHLNNTQLCHTCAAVSLTVLISAAAAAGSLLIVAAVGIFCICRKHRNTHREETQAEEITYADPTFYKRNRNKPRPREEDNVVYAGVSRC, encoded by the exons gtgtgtttgttgctgatgcagtgaagtCAGAGTCAGTGACTGAgggagaatcagtctctctgaaCTCTAGTCTCACTCAAATACAGACACATGAAGAGATCGAGTGGAAGTTTGGTGACATTCTCATAGCTAAAGTGAAGAACAACAAGAGCGTGTTTTATGATATTGATGATGAGAGTTTTAGAGGCAGACTGAAACTggatcagactggatctctgaccatcatcaacagcagaaccacagactctggactttatacagtctccagcagcagcagagacACGATCAACACGATCAATCTCACTGTCTATG ctcgtctgcctgttcctgtcatcagcagtaactcttcatcttcatcatcatcatcatcatcatgttcattggtgtgttcagctgtgaatgtgagtcatgtgactctctcctggttcAGAGGAAACAGTTCATTCTCCAGCATCAgagtgtctgatctcagcagccGGTCTGATCTTCTTCTCCATCTGGAGTGTGTGGATGAttcctacagctgtgtgctgaacaatcccatcagaaaCCAGACTCAACACCTCAACAacactcaactctgtcacacatgtgctGCAG TCTCTCTGACAGTGCTgatctctgctgctgctgctgctggatcTCTGTTGATTGTTGCTGCTGTCGGGATCTTCTGCATCTGCAggaaacacagaaacacacacagagaag AGACTCAAGCAGAAGAGATCACTTACGCTGATCCCACATTCTacaaaagaaacagaaataaaCCG aGGCCTAGAGAGGAGGATAATGTGGTGTACGCAGGAGTCTCGAGATGTTGA
- the LOC127507984 gene encoding SLAM family member 5-like, whose protein sequence is MFDTFIFFWLFSWSLTGVFVADAVKSESVTEGESVSLNSSLTQIQTHEEIEWKFGDILIAKVKNNKSVFYDIDDERFRDRLKLDQTGSLTIINSRTTDSGLYTVSSSSRDTINTINLTVYARLPVPDISRDSSQCSSSSSSSSSSCSLVCSAVNVSHVTLSWFKGNSSLSSISVSDLSISLSLPLEVEYEDQNTYSCVLNNPIRNQTQHLNNTQLCHTCAESIHCCGFTEAVIRLALSAVVGVATVVVLVYDIRSRSLQQKKSVQK, encoded by the exons atgtttgatacATTCATTTTCTTCTGGTTGTTCTCCTGGAGTCTGACTG gtgtgtttgttgctgatgcagtgaagtCAGAGTCAGTGACTGAgggagaatcagtctctctgaaCTCTAGTCTCACTCAAATACAGACACATGAAGAGATCGAGTGGAAGTTTGGTGACATTCTCATAGCTAAAGTGAAGAACAACAAGAGCGTGTTTTATGATATTGAtgatgagagattcagagacagactgaaactggatcagactggatctctgaccatcatcaacagcagaaccacagactctggactttatacagtctccagcagcagcagagacACGATCAACACGATCAATCTCACTGTCTATG ctcgtctgcctgttcctgaCATCAGCAGAGACTCTTCAcaatgttcttcatcatcatcatcatcatcatcatcatgttcattggtgtgttcagctgtgaatgtgagtcatgtgactctctcctggttcaaaggaaacagttcattgtccagcatcagtgtgtctgatctcagcatcagtctctctctacctctggaggtggaatatgAGGATcaaaacacctacagctgtgtgctgaacaatcccatcagaaaCCAGACTCAACACCTCAACAacactcaactctgtcacacatgtgcag AGAGTATCCACTGTTGTGGCTTTACTGAAGCTGTGATCCGATTGGCTCTCTCTGCTGTGGTGGGTGTGGCTACTGTGGTTGTTCTGGTTTATGACATCAGATCCAGAAGTCTTCAACAGAAGAAGAGCGTCCAGAAATAA
- the LOC127507983 gene encoding hepatocyte cell adhesion molecule-like isoform X4: MFIFISLCLCQAGVFVADAVKSESVTEGESVSLNSSVTQIQTHEEIEWRFGDILIAKMKNNKNVFYDTDKESFKDRLKLDQTGSLTIINSRTTDSGLYTVSSSRDTINTINLTVYARLPVPVISSNSSSSSSSSSSCSLVCSAVNVSHVTLSWFRGNSSFSSIRVSDLSSRSDLLLHLECVDDSYSCVLNNPIRNQTQHLNNTQLCHTCAAVSLTVLISAAAAAGSLLIVAAVGIFCICRKHRNTHREETQAEEITYADPTFYKRNRNKPRPREEDNVVYAGVSRC, translated from the exons atgtttattttcatcagTTTGTGCTTGTGTCAGGCTG gtgtgtttgttgctgatgcagtgaagtCAGAGTCAGTGACTGAgggagaatcagtctctctgaaCTCTAGTGTCACTCAAATACAGACACATGAAGAGATCGAGTGGAGGTTTGGTGACATTCTCATAGCTAAAATGAAGAACAACAAGAACGTGTTTTATGATACTGATAAAGAGAGTTTCAAAGACAGACTGAAACTggatcagactggatctctgaccatcatcaacagcagaaccacagacTCTGGACTTTATACAGTCTCCAGCAGCAGAGACACGATCAACACGATCAATCTCACTGTCTATG ctcgtctgcctgttcctgtcatcagcagtaactcttcatcttcatcatcatcatcatcatcatgttcattggtgtgttcagctgtgaatgtgagtcatgtgactctctcctggttcAGAGGAAACAGTTCATTCTCCAGCATCAgagtgtctgatctcagcagccGGTCTGATCTTCTTCTCCATCTGGAGTGTGTGGATGAttcctacagctgtgtgctgaacaatcccatcagaaaCCAGACTCAACACCTCAACAacactcaactctgtcacacatgtgctGCAG TCTCTCTGACAGTGCTgatctctgctgctgctgctgctggatcTCTGTTGATTGTTGCTGCTGTCGGGATCTTCTGCATCTGCAggaaacacagaaacacacacagagaag AGACTCAAGCAGAAGAGATCACTTACGCTGATCCCACATTCTacaaaagaaacagaaataaaCCG aGGCCTAGAGAGGAGGATAATGTGGTGTACGCAGGAGTCTCGAGATGTTGA